A genomic window from Gossypium hirsutum isolate 1008001.06 chromosome D10, Gossypium_hirsutum_v2.1, whole genome shotgun sequence includes:
- the LOC107915377 gene encoding zinc finger CCCH domain-containing protein 62, translating to MDVHGRERKLAGNNGEFSYSKANDIFLRNPNPPHNSSLSTLKSPDHNKLRKYWMSGHCHRGDKCWYLHSWSRGDGFTMLAKLEGHKKTIRGIALPSGHDKLYSGSSDGTARIWDGHTGKCLHFTNLGDEAGSLITEGAWVFIGMKNAVKALNIHSDLELNLKGPVGQVYAMIVAGDMLFAGYCFGDNVVTQFLCLLYNGGIIAWRASCETDSFQLAASLEGHNGAVSCLAVGDKMLFSGSLDKTIRVWDIDTFQCIKTTC from the exons ATGGATGTACATGGACGAGAAAGAAAACTGGCTGGAAATAACGGAGAATTCTCATACTCCAAAGCCAACGATATTTTTCTTAGAAACCCAAACCCTCCCCACAATTCATCTCTTTCCACTCTAAAGTCCCCAGACCACAATAAACTCCGTAAGTACTGGATGTCAGGCCACTGTCACAGAGGTGACAAGTGCTGGTATTTGCATTCTTGGTCTCGTGGGGATGGCTTTACCATGTTGGCAAAGCTTGAAGGCCACAAGAAG ACCATTAGAGGGATTGCCCTTCCTTCAGGGCATGACAAGCTTTATTCTGGAAGCTCCGATGGAACTGCACGGATATGGGACGGCCACACTGGAAAGTGTCTTCATTTTACTAATCTTGGAGATGAAGCTGGATCTTTGATTACTGAGGGTGCCTGGGTGTTCATTGGCATGAAAAATGCAGTCAAG GCATTAAATATTCACTCAGACCTTGAATTAAATCTAAAAGGGCCAGTTGGTCAAGTCTATGCCATGATTGTGGCTGGGGATATGCTTTTTGCTGG ttattgttttggagACAATGTAGTTACTCAATTCCTTTGCTTGTTGTACAATGGTGGTATTATTGCATGGAGAGCAAGCTGTGAGACCGATTCTTTTCAGCTAGCTGCATCCCTGGAAGGCCACAATGGAGCTGTCTCATGCTTGGCTGTGGGAGACAAAATGTTATTTTCTGGGTCTCTGGATAAAACAATCAGG GTGTGGGACATTGACACATTTCAATGCATTAAGACTACATGCTGA